A single genomic interval of Spinacia oleracea cultivar Varoflay chromosome 6, BTI_SOV_V1, whole genome shotgun sequence harbors:
- the LOC110778871 gene encoding uncharacterized protein — protein sequence MREYSLPCSSGKWGPVSGFAPSRGLRQGDPISPYLFIICAEVLSNMVRMEAERGAIKGIRVCRNAPEVTHLFFADDSIFFCRAEERNVEAITRVLNRYSAASGQETNFSKSEVSLSTNVPNDGKMVLAEKLGVRLVNGHGSYLGMPTVIGKSKTRAFSYLKERVWKRLKRLKGWKQQLLSFAGREILLKAVVQAIPTYIMSLFRLPLSLCNDIQSMMARFWWGGKDNAKKISWVSWNNLSKKKVDGGMGYRRIIDFNEALLAKQAWRIMNMPELLSSRILRARYFPNGSFLNSGVGCRPSYIWRSIGAANGSWRKVANGWLATVKGCEFGVTRG from the coding sequence ATGCGTGAGTACAGTCTCCCATGCAGTAGTGGTAAATGGGGACCCGTGAGTGGCTTCGCCCCAAGTCGTGGGCTCCGTCAGGGGGATCCGATATCCCCATATTTGTTCATCATATGTGCCGAGGTTCTCTCCAATATGGTCAGAATGGAAGCGGAAAGGGGAGCTATAAAGGGAATACGAGTATGCAGGAATGCCCCGGAAGTAACCCACCTATTTTTCGCGGATGATAGTATCTTTTTTTGTAGGGCGGAAGAGAGGAATGTGGAGGCTATCACGAGGGTCCTTAACAGGTATAGCGCTGCCTCGGGCCAAGAGACAAACTTCTCAAAGTCTGAGGTGTCCCTGAGTACAAATGTGCCGAATGACGGAAAAATGGTGTTGGCCGAAAAATTGGGAGTGAGATTGGTTAATGGGCATGGGAGCTACCTGGGAATGCCTACTGTTATTGGAAAGTCCAAAACTCGGGCTTTCAGTTATTTGAAGGAGAGAGTATGGAAAAGACTCAAAAGACTAAAAGGATGGAAGCAACAACTCTTATCGTTCGCGGGTCGGGAAATTCTCTTGAAGGCGGTTGTCCAAGCAATTCCCACCTATATAATGAGTTTGTTCCGGCTCCCTTTGAGCCTTTGCAATGATATCCAAAGTATGATGGCCAGATTTTGGTGGGGTGGGAAAGACAATGCAAAAAAGATCTCCTGGGTATCTTGGAACAACTTGTCAAAGAAGAAAGTGGATGGTGGTATGGGGTATAGGagaataatagattttaatgAAGCCCTCCTAGCAAAACAGGCTTGGAGAATCATGAATATGCCTGAGCTTCTATCTTCTCGCATCTTACGTGCAAGGTACTTTCCAAATGGGTCCTTCCTAAACTCGGGTGTGGGGTGCAGACCAAGTTACATATGGAGAAGTATTGGGGCAGCAAATGGGAGTTGGAGAAAGGTTGCAAATGGGTGGTTGGCAACGGTGAAAGGGTGCGAATTTGGGGTGACCCGTGGATGA